Proteins found in one Opitutaceae bacterium genomic segment:
- a CDS encoding radical SAM protein, which yields MVHDTSNLGSPSLSPATVARDFSKHPCFNKDSHHTHGRIHLPVAPRCNLQCNFCNRKFDCMNESRPGVTSAVLKPDQAADYLDAMLEKVPNLAVMGIAGPGDPFANAVETMATLAEVRKRHKDMILCLATNGLGIGPHIENLAALEVSHVTLTVNAVDPEVGARVYAWIRDGRRPLRGIPAAQLLLDRQLEAIVRLKAAGIVVKINSIIIPGINDLHIEDIAVKMGSLGVDLMNCMAFLPVAGAEFEDIPPPDGALVAGTRLKAGRHLPQMTHCARCRADAVGLIHQPNTDDHMATLAKYARPSRESLESRPCIAVASQEGMLVNQHLGEAARFLVFRQDTTTPSGFKFVEMRKAPEPGAGLTRWSEMADLLHDCRAVLVSAAGPQPRRALEERGMRIVEMEGLIEEGLSAVFTDKPIPASLARRFTSCGSGCKGTGTGCG from the coding sequence ATGGTCCACGACACCTCCAACCTTGGTTCCCCTTCCCTCTCCCCCGCCACCGTCGCACGGGATTTCTCGAAGCACCCGTGCTTCAACAAGGATTCCCACCATACCCACGGACGAATCCACCTGCCTGTCGCGCCGCGCTGCAACCTGCAGTGCAATTTCTGCAATCGAAAGTTCGACTGCATGAACGAGAGTCGCCCCGGTGTCACCTCGGCAGTACTTAAGCCTGACCAAGCCGCGGACTATCTGGATGCCATGCTTGAGAAGGTACCCAACCTAGCGGTCATGGGCATCGCCGGGCCAGGCGATCCGTTCGCAAACGCGGTCGAGACGATGGCGACGCTGGCCGAGGTCAGAAAACGTCACAAGGACATGATCCTCTGCCTCGCGACCAACGGCCTGGGCATCGGCCCGCATATCGAAAACCTTGCGGCTCTCGAAGTCAGTCACGTGACGCTCACGGTAAACGCGGTGGATCCCGAGGTGGGTGCCAGGGTTTATGCCTGGATCAGGGACGGGCGGCGCCCGCTCCGCGGCATCCCTGCCGCCCAGCTCCTGCTCGACCGCCAGTTGGAGGCAATCGTGCGCCTCAAGGCGGCCGGCATCGTCGTGAAGATCAACTCAATCATCATCCCCGGCATCAATGACCTGCACATTGAGGACATTGCGGTAAAGATGGGCAGCCTTGGAGTTGACCTCATGAACTGCATGGCGTTTCTGCCAGTAGCGGGAGCTGAGTTCGAGGACATCCCGCCCCCAGACGGAGCGCTGGTGGCTGGCACGCGGCTCAAGGCGGGGCGCCATCTTCCGCAGATGACCCATTGCGCCCGCTGCCGCGCAGACGCCGTGGGACTCATCCACCAGCCAAACACGGACGACCACATGGCCACGCTGGCCAAGTACGCACGCCCCAGCCGGGAATCACTGGAGAGCCGGCCCTGCATCGCGGTCGCCTCGCAGGAAGGCATGCTGGTCAACCAGCATCTGGGCGAGGCGGCTCGATTCCTGGTCTTCCGCCAGGACACGACAACCCCGTCCGGCTTTAAGTTTGTCGAAATGCGCAAGGCACCGGAACCGGGGGCTGGGCTCACCCGCTGGAGCGAGATGGCAGATCTCCTCCACGACTGTCGGGCCGTGCTCGTTTCGGCGGCTGGCCCGCAACCCCGACGGGCGCTCGAGGAGCGCGGCATGCGGATCGTGGAGATGGAGGGCCTCATCGAAGAAGGCCTCTCCGCCGTGTTCACCGACAAGCCGATCCCGGCATCGCTCGCACGACGTTTCACGTCCTGCGGCTCCGGGTGCAAAGGCACCGGCACCGGCTGCGGCTGA
- a CDS encoding FAD-dependent oxidoreductase, whose product MHYDVLIVGGGFAGAYCGRTLGSLLGKKAGQRVALIAEKNVLVFHPMLAEVAGSTLSPRDVVHPLREFCQDIEVLQGSVTSVDLNSRTVTVDGGRFTRNHEITFTHLVLAPGSVTDLSRIPGLSAYGWPLKTVADALRLRAAVINRLEEANLSQDQAIRQRLLSFVVVGGGFTGVETAGQIIDFLRSAFRLYPNLSNQKPRVYLVHLGEHLLPEIGEKLGEYAEQVLRDKGAELLLRRSVSEVTAVKAILGDGTFIEANTVVATIGSATSPVVVSVAEQLGVTLSRGRLTVRPDLRVEGTENIWAIGDCAAVPWINKGQQKFAPPTAQFAVREGRQLGRNLAAVLNGRPTEVKPFTYRYLGQLATVGDREAVAEMLGFHFKGFLAWWMWRTIYLAKLPGALRRLRVMVDWTFELFFRRDISITQPPPDDMLRAIHLERDEILLTAGERSRAFYVVRSGTLRADAPGSGTFGVNSVIDDDLVSPDKRWLATVRAVTPADVIVIRGKAFELLNSGLRLSSRSEDKAEITRT is encoded by the coding sequence ATGCACTACGACGTTTTGATCGTTGGCGGTGGGTTTGCAGGTGCCTATTGCGGCCGCACCCTGGGCAGCCTGCTTGGCAAGAAAGCCGGTCAACGGGTGGCGCTCATCGCCGAGAAGAACGTACTCGTCTTCCATCCCATGCTCGCGGAGGTTGCGGGCTCGACGCTTTCGCCACGCGATGTGGTCCATCCCCTGCGCGAGTTCTGCCAGGACATCGAAGTGCTCCAGGGAAGCGTCACCTCCGTCGACCTCAATTCGCGAACCGTGACAGTTGATGGCGGACGCTTCACGCGCAACCATGAGATCACCTTTACCCACCTCGTGCTTGCGCCCGGGTCGGTAACGGACTTGAGCCGAATCCCGGGATTAAGCGCCTATGGCTGGCCATTGAAGACCGTGGCGGACGCGCTCCGATTGCGTGCGGCTGTGATCAATAGGTTGGAAGAGGCAAATCTCAGCCAGGACCAAGCGATTCGACAAAGACTCCTCTCTTTCGTCGTGGTGGGCGGAGGGTTCACGGGCGTCGAGACGGCAGGGCAGATCATCGACTTCCTCCGTAGCGCCTTCCGCCTCTATCCCAACCTCTCGAACCAGAAGCCTCGCGTGTACCTCGTTCACCTCGGAGAACACCTTCTGCCTGAGATTGGTGAAAAGCTGGGTGAATATGCTGAACAGGTCCTGAGGGACAAAGGCGCCGAGTTGCTGCTGCGTCGCTCGGTGTCCGAGGTCACCGCGGTCAAGGCGATCCTCGGTGATGGGACCTTCATCGAGGCAAACACGGTCGTCGCGACAATTGGCAGCGCCACCAGCCCCGTGGTCGTTTCGGTAGCCGAGCAACTGGGAGTCACCTTGTCGCGAGGGCGGTTGACCGTTCGCCCCGATCTGCGGGTGGAAGGCACTGAGAACATCTGGGCAATTGGAGACTGCGCCGCCGTTCCCTGGATAAATAAGGGGCAGCAGAAATTTGCGCCGCCGACCGCCCAGTTCGCGGTGCGCGAAGGTCGGCAATTAGGTCGAAATCTCGCCGCGGTGCTTAACGGTCGCCCCACGGAAGTGAAGCCCTTCACCTACCGCTACCTGGGACAGCTCGCTACCGTCGGCGATCGGGAAGCAGTTGCTGAAATGTTGGGCTTTCATTTCAAGGGCTTCCTTGCCTGGTGGATGTGGCGCACAATCTACCTGGCTAAGCTCCCCGGAGCACTCAGGCGCCTGCGCGTCATGGTCGACTGGACGTTTGAGCTCTTTTTCCGCAGGGACATCAGCATCACACAACCTCCACCGGATGATATGCTCCGGGCAATCCACCTTGAGCGAGACGAGATTCTGCTGACTGCAGGTGAGAGGTCCCGGGCATTCTATGTAGTCAGGTCGGGAACGCTCCGCGCCGATGCACCCGGATCCGGAACATTCGGAGTCAACAGCGTAATCGATGACGATCTAGTGTCGCCCGACAAGCGTTGGCTCGCCACGGTACGCGCAGTGACTCCCGCGGATGTGATCGTCATTCGTGGCAAGGCGTTCGAGTTGCTAAACTCCGGCTTGCGTCTCTCTTCACGCTCGGAGGACAAAGCCGAGATCACTCGGACCTGA
- a CDS encoding citramalate synthase, producing the protein MRIHLFDTTLRDGLQCPGLVLRRVDRVRIASALVEAGVPLLEVGVPAMGATAVGDVRAVVRETGPERVVTWCRAREADLGPAAKTGAAGVHLSFPVSRIHMQAWRKSAAWVENELARLVSLGRNRFSSVSVGAQDASRADPAWLARFARMAREAGACRIRLADTVGILNPSSAAALTRNVAIAAPGLPIEIHCHNDLGLATANTLAALSAGATYASVTVNGIGERAGNASLEQVAVAAAQAYGFEHGVTLGALGPLCDRVARFTRIQIPKAAPIVGAHAFRHESGIHCAGLLVDPATYQPFPAEKVGRSPSTFVLGEKSGLSALQAACGRLGIRDSSPELLSKVRSLSRRTRRAVSDRTLVRLASTF; encoded by the coding sequence ATGCGTATTCATCTTTTTGATACAACACTCAGGGACGGGTTGCAATGCCCTGGCCTCGTGCTTCGTCGGGTGGATCGTGTGCGCATCGCCAGTGCCCTGGTTGAAGCGGGGGTGCCCCTCTTGGAGGTGGGTGTGCCGGCAATGGGCGCCACAGCCGTAGGCGATGTGCGCGCCGTCGTCAGGGAAACGGGACCGGAACGTGTCGTCACCTGGTGCCGCGCGCGCGAGGCTGATCTCGGGCCCGCAGCGAAGACGGGTGCGGCCGGGGTACACCTCTCATTCCCGGTCTCCAGGATCCACATGCAAGCCTGGCGGAAATCGGCGGCCTGGGTTGAGAATGAGTTGGCAAGGCTCGTGTCGCTCGGCCGAAACCGATTTTCAAGCGTTTCTGTCGGCGCCCAGGATGCGTCCCGCGCCGACCCCGCCTGGCTTGCCCGTTTTGCCAGGATGGCCAGGGAGGCGGGTGCATGCCGTATTCGACTTGCGGATACAGTTGGCATCCTGAATCCTTCGTCGGCGGCCGCTCTGACGCGCAACGTCGCGATCGCCGCCCCGGGGCTCCCCATTGAGATCCACTGCCACAACGATCTCGGGCTGGCGACCGCAAACACCCTCGCAGCGCTCAGTGCGGGCGCAACGTACGCGAGCGTCACGGTGAACGGAATCGGAGAGAGGGCGGGCAACGCCTCGCTCGAACAAGTCGCGGTCGCGGCTGCCCAAGCCTACGGGTTCGAGCACGGAGTGACCCTCGGCGCCCTGGGTCCCCTCTGCGACCGCGTCGCCCGTTTCACCCGCATCCAGATACCCAAGGCCGCCCCAATCGTGGGAGCACATGCCTTCCGGCACGAATCCGGCATCCATTGCGCCGGTTTGCTCGTGGATCCCGCAACGTACCAGCCCTTTCCCGCGGAGAAAGTGGGACGTTCACCCTCGACGTTTGTGCTGGGTGAGAAAAGCGGCCTTTCAGCCCTTCAAGCCGCTTGCGGCCGACTCGGGATCCGGGATTCCAGTCCGGAGCTGCTAAGCAAGGTCCGCAGCCTCAGCAGGCGCACGCGAAGGGCTGTCTCGGACCGAACGCTTGTGCGTCTCGCCTCCACCTTTTGA
- a CDS encoding (2Fe-2S) ferredoxin domain-containing protein — protein MDKPEHHLFVCGSFRANGTPQGNCAKKESLQLVQHLQSEVDERGLEGVAVAMTGCLNCCVHGPVVIDYPSGNWYKGVTPSVADEILDAIEAGTVATDHLL, from the coding sequence ATGGACAAACCAGAACACCATCTTTTTGTTTGCGGGAGTTTTCGCGCCAATGGAACTCCCCAGGGGAACTGCGCAAAGAAGGAATCTCTCCAACTCGTCCAGCATCTCCAATCCGAAGTCGACGAACGCGGCCTGGAGGGCGTCGCGGTCGCGATGACCGGCTGCCTCAACTGCTGCGTGCACGGCCCGGTGGTCATCGACTACCCCTCCGGCAATTGGTACAAGGGTGTCACACCCTCGGTCGCCGATGAGATCCTCGATGCGATCGAAGCCGGCACAGTCGCCACCGACCATCTGCTCTGA
- a CDS encoding TRAM domain-containing protein has product MNRTLLPIRLVFIAICAAAGWLICYTITAWDAWRWLGTLTGLLIGVLVVLTDILLRGFSLRGLSAITLGLGMGTLIAHWLGVSPLFASADPQYLFLAQISLFLISTYLCTVIALRGKDEFNLVIPYVRFVPQEVESGIVVLDTSALTDGRVVRICEAGFLPSTLMIPRFVVDEMQAIAESSDPLRQARGRRGLETLAALRRIPGLEIRVPESEVNNRKDLEAKLVFLAKNEKAKILTLDSNLAKLAEFQGVRCLNLHALTRALRTEVLVGERLEIDLVKGGKEEGQAVGFLENGDMVVTENAKTWIGSRVEVEVSKAVPSGAGKLIFARLVRSE; this is encoded by the coding sequence ATGAACCGCACTCTACTGCCCATCCGCCTCGTCTTTATTGCAATCTGTGCGGCCGCTGGCTGGCTGATCTGCTACACGATCACGGCGTGGGACGCCTGGCGCTGGCTCGGGACATTGACCGGTCTATTGATTGGAGTCCTGGTTGTCCTGACGGATATTCTCTTGCGAGGTTTTTCGTTGCGGGGCCTAAGTGCAATAACACTCGGTCTCGGGATGGGCACTTTGATCGCACACTGGCTTGGAGTTTCGCCTTTGTTTGCCAGTGCCGATCCACAGTATTTGTTTCTCGCGCAAATCTCGTTGTTCCTGATCTCAACTTATCTTTGCACCGTGATCGCACTGCGAGGAAAAGATGAGTTCAACCTGGTTATTCCGTACGTCCGATTTGTTCCTCAAGAAGTTGAATCCGGCATCGTTGTTTTGGATACTAGCGCGCTCACGGACGGGCGGGTCGTCAGGATTTGCGAAGCGGGTTTTCTGCCTTCGACCCTAATGATTCCGCGCTTCGTCGTCGACGAGATGCAGGCCATTGCAGAATCGTCGGACCCCCTTCGCCAAGCGAGGGGACGCCGGGGCCTTGAAACCCTGGCTGCCCTGCGCCGAATTCCTGGCTTGGAGATCCGCGTGCCTGAAAGCGAAGTCAACAACCGCAAAGACTTGGAGGCGAAGCTCGTCTTTCTTGCAAAAAACGAAAAAGCCAAGATCCTCACCCTCGATAGCAACCTGGCGAAACTGGCTGAGTTCCAAGGTGTGCGCTGTCTCAATCTCCATGCGCTCACCCGAGCGCTTCGCACGGAAGTGCTGGTTGGCGAACGTCTCGAGATTGACCTGGTAAAGGGGGGCAAGGAAGAAGGCCAGGCGGTGGGCTTCCTCGAGAACGGAGACATGGTGGTGACAGAAAACGCAAAGACTTGGATCGGCAGCCGCGTCGAAGTGGAGGTTTCGAAGGCGGTCCCCTCCGGTGCAGGCAAACTGATTTTCGCGAGGCTCGTCAGGTCCGAGTGA
- a CDS encoding EVE domain-containing protein, with the protein MQHWLVKQEPEDYSWADFLREGMTEWTGVRNFLARNHLRAMKRGDTVLFYESVTTKAILGIARVKREAFADPTADDGDWSAVELEAVGPLDTPVTLAAIKETPSLKNLLLLRQSRLSVMPVTATEYASLLKLSKRKPSRSP; encoded by the coding sequence ATGCAACACTGGCTCGTTAAGCAGGAACCTGAAGATTACTCCTGGGCAGACTTTCTCCGCGAGGGTATGACCGAGTGGACAGGGGTCCGCAATTTTCTCGCCCGAAACCACCTTCGAGCCATGAAACGCGGCGACACGGTGCTATTCTACGAAAGTGTCACCACGAAGGCGATCCTGGGAATCGCACGGGTGAAGCGAGAGGCGTTTGCGGATCCGACTGCGGACGACGGCGATTGGTCCGCCGTCGAACTTGAGGCCGTTGGACCTCTCGACACGCCTGTCACGCTTGCGGCCATCAAGGAAACTCCCTCGCTGAAAAACCTGCTGCTCTTGCGCCAAAGCCGCTTGTCCGTCATGCCGGTCACCGCGACTGAATACGCGAGTCTCCTGAAGCTCTCCAAACGCAAACCCTCCCGTTCCCCGTGA
- a CDS encoding nitrogenase component 1 has product MISSDPPFSTAGDETEPYPNATTNACKLCTPLGACLAFRGIEGAVPFLHGSQGCATYIRRYLISHFREPMDIAASNFSESSAVFGGGANLKTGLANVLRQYQPKLIGLATTCLSETIGEDVPGHLNDFAGSPEGAQNETPIVPVSTASFRGTHVDGFHDAVKALVQSLAKGTPESFPGHAPIAVLPGMVSAADLREIKRIAREFGVPLTLLPDYSETLDGPSWADYEKLPTGGTPVAAIRALPRSRAMIECGRTLAYRGSTAATVAKDKHGVEIHRIGLPIGLRETDALIRLLSSLSGRPVPHSLKLERGRLLDSWVDGHKYVFEKRAIVYGEEDLVVGLASLLAEIGIIPILCASGGKSGRLGDAILSAAPSLKGRCEIRSGVDFAEISSRGAELRPDFLIGSSKGYSLARKLGIPLIRCGFPIHDRIGGQRVLHVGYAGAQQLFDSITNALLERKQADSAIGYSYL; this is encoded by the coding sequence ATGATCTCGAGCGATCCTCCCTTCAGCACGGCCGGCGACGAGACCGAACCCTATCCGAACGCCACAACCAACGCTTGCAAGCTCTGCACTCCCCTCGGGGCCTGTCTGGCGTTTCGCGGGATTGAGGGTGCGGTGCCATTTCTCCACGGTTCCCAGGGTTGCGCAACCTACATACGGCGATACCTGATCAGCCACTTTCGTGAGCCAATGGACATCGCCGCTTCGAATTTTTCGGAGAGCAGTGCCGTCTTCGGCGGAGGTGCGAACCTAAAGACTGGTCTCGCGAACGTGCTGCGTCAGTATCAGCCAAAGCTGATCGGCCTCGCCACCACCTGCCTGAGTGAGACGATCGGGGAAGACGTGCCCGGCCACCTCAATGACTTCGCGGGAAGTCCCGAGGGTGCACAGAATGAAACGCCCATCGTCCCTGTCTCGACTGCAAGCTTCAGAGGGACCCATGTGGATGGATTTCATGATGCCGTGAAGGCACTGGTGCAGAGCTTGGCCAAGGGTACACCCGAATCCTTTCCCGGGCATGCACCCATCGCCGTGCTGCCTGGAATGGTCTCAGCGGCCGACCTGCGCGAAATCAAACGCATCGCGCGTGAGTTCGGTGTTCCTCTCACGTTGCTTCCCGACTACAGCGAGACCCTCGACGGTCCTTCCTGGGCTGACTACGAGAAGCTTCCGACAGGGGGCACTCCGGTGGCAGCGATCCGGGCCCTCCCACGCTCACGGGCCATGATCGAGTGTGGACGCACTCTGGCTTACCGAGGCTCCACGGCTGCAACCGTGGCAAAAGACAAGCATGGTGTGGAGATCCATCGCATCGGCCTCCCGATCGGGTTGCGGGAAACCGACGCTCTCATCCGCCTCCTTTCGTCCCTCTCCGGCCGACCAGTCCCCCACTCGCTCAAGCTCGAAAGAGGGCGCCTTCTCGACTCCTGGGTCGATGGTCACAAGTATGTCTTCGAGAAGCGGGCGATCGTCTACGGCGAAGAAGACCTCGTGGTGGGTCTCGCCTCGTTGCTCGCTGAAATTGGGATCATTCCCATCCTCTGCGCATCCGGCGGAAAGTCGGGGCGTCTGGGGGATGCGATTCTCTCCGCGGCCCCTTCTCTGAAGGGCCGGTGCGAGATCCGTTCCGGCGTGGACTTTGCAGAGATCTCTTCGCGCGGCGCGGAGTTGCGGCCGGATTTCCTCATCGGATCGAGCAAAGGCTACTCCCTGGCCCGCAAGCTCGGGATCCCGCTGATCCGGTGTGGCTTCCCCATACATGACCGAATCGGCGGACAACGGGTGCTTCATGTCGGTTATGCGGGAGCCCAGCAGCTCTTCGACTCCATCACCAACGCCCTGCTCGAACGCAAACAAGCCGACTCAGCCATCGGCTACTCCTATCTGTAA
- a CDS encoding (d)CMP kinase: MSQPSFIVVAIDGGAASGKSSTSRALSARFHLLHVDTGSFYRAITAELLRQGVPASDVASVRTALSSLRFGTRISGRSAAMEINGREVDPVEIRGPAVNAAVSHFAAIPEVRAALLDYQRGQRQVALDSGFNGLVMEGRDIGSVIFPDADFRFFLFADPEERARRRAQEGQQDSIADRDRMDTQRKTAPLACPPGATPVDSTHLTLEQVVDLLSDAIAKRIPFK; this comes from the coding sequence ATGAGCCAACCGTCCTTCATCGTTGTTGCTATCGACGGAGGAGCGGCCTCCGGGAAGTCCTCGACCTCCCGCGCCTTGAGCGCCCGTTTTCACCTCCTCCATGTGGACACGGGGTCGTTCTATCGGGCGATCACCGCGGAGTTGCTGCGCCAGGGTGTTCCCGCGTCGGATGTCGCATCCGTACGAACTGCACTTTCGTCACTGAGATTCGGCACACGTATCTCAGGCCGTTCCGCCGCCATGGAGATCAACGGGCGCGAGGTCGACCCGGTTGAGATCCGTGGTCCGGCGGTGAATGCGGCGGTTTCCCATTTCGCCGCGATTCCGGAGGTCCGCGCCGCGCTTCTCGATTACCAGCGTGGACAACGCCAGGTGGCGTTGGATTCCGGCTTCAATGGCCTGGTGATGGAAGGACGCGACATTGGCTCCGTGATCTTTCCTGACGCCGACTTCCGTTTCTTCCTCTTCGCCGACCCCGAGGAAAGGGCGAGGCGCCGGGCTCAGGAAGGCCAGCAGGATTCCATCGCTGATCGCGATAGAATGGACACCCAGAGGAAGACCGCGCCTCTCGCCTGCCCGCCAGGTGCGACTCCTGTCGACAGCACCCACCTGACCCTCGAACAGGTTGTTGACTTGCTTAGCGACGCGATCGCAAAGCGCATTCCCTTCAAATGA
- the aroA gene encoding 3-phosphoshikimate 1-carboxyvinyltransferase: protein MSSSASSLPDLLPVVPFTAPAKGEVVLPGSKSLTNRALMLAALCRKRVTLTGALFSEDTHLMVEALKTLGLTVRSDEGSGSVEVSGQENAFRVTTADLFVGLAGTAARFLTALCAAAPTGVYRIDGVPQMRKRPMKGLIDALRTLGADIRCPGQEGFFPIEIHARGIRGGPVSIDASESSQMLSALLMVAPLAAQPVEVSLLGGVRWPFVLMTTRLMEHFGQPAIERLAADRFRLCAGVSYSVSGDTYAIEPDATAASYFLALPRIVGGSVRLPGLRGPGEGLQGDTQFMDVMQSVGLDIRIDNGVLTCSRNALADTPGIERDFSAFSDTFLTLAALAPLFTTPTKILGIAHTRKQETDRVAGMARELQRLGQDVIERENSLEIRPRPLQSGCEIETYNDHRFAMSFGILGCLDLNGDGQPWLAIRNPGCCAKTFPHFFQVLEILRASSHS from the coding sequence ATGTCGTCCTCTGCCTCCTCGTTGCCAGATCTGCTTCCTGTGGTGCCATTCACCGCACCCGCCAAGGGCGAGGTGGTGCTGCCGGGTTCCAAGAGCCTGACCAACCGGGCCTTGATGCTCGCCGCTCTTTGTAGGAAACGGGTCACGCTCACAGGTGCCTTGTTTAGTGAGGACACCCACCTGATGGTGGAGGCGTTGAAGACCCTCGGCCTTACCGTCCGATCCGACGAGGGGTCCGGGAGTGTGGAGGTCAGCGGGCAGGAGAACGCCTTTCGAGTCACCACCGCGGACCTCTTCGTCGGCCTGGCTGGCACTGCCGCGCGCTTCCTCACCGCCCTTTGCGCTGCAGCGCCAACCGGTGTCTATCGCATCGACGGCGTGCCTCAGATGCGCAAGCGCCCGATGAAGGGGCTCATCGACGCCCTGCGGACGCTCGGAGCTGACATCCGGTGCCCCGGCCAGGAGGGCTTTTTCCCAATCGAGATCCACGCCCGCGGAATCCGCGGTGGACCGGTTTCCATCGACGCGAGCGAAAGCTCCCAGATGCTTTCCGCGCTCCTGATGGTCGCGCCTCTCGCCGCCCAACCCGTCGAGGTTTCCCTGCTGGGTGGGGTCCGATGGCCGTTTGTCCTGATGACGACGCGCCTGATGGAGCATTTCGGCCAGCCCGCGATCGAGCGGCTGGCGGCGGATCGCTTCAGGTTGTGCGCCGGCGTTTCGTATTCAGTATCTGGTGACACCTACGCCATCGAGCCGGATGCCACGGCCGCCAGCTATTTCCTCGCCCTGCCGCGCATCGTCGGCGGGAGCGTCCGCCTCCCCGGCCTCCGTGGACCCGGCGAAGGGCTCCAGGGCGACACCCAGTTCATGGACGTCATGCAATCGGTCGGCCTGGACATCCGAATCGATAATGGCGTCCTCACCTGCAGCCGTAACGCCCTTGCGGATACGCCGGGCATCGAGCGCGACTTCAGCGCGTTTTCGGATACGTTTCTGACGCTCGCCGCCCTGGCGCCGCTCTTCACCACGCCAACCAAGATCCTCGGTATCGCACACACCCGGAAGCAGGAGACTGACCGTGTCGCCGGGATGGCACGTGAACTCCAGCGACTCGGGCAGGATGTGATCGAGAGGGAGAACAGCCTGGAGATACGTCCGCGACCACTGCAAAGCGGATGCGAGATCGAGACCTACAACGATCACCGTTTCGCCATGAGTTTCGGGATCCTGGGGTGCCTCGACCTGAACGGCGACGGCCAACCCTGGCTCGCCATCCGCAACCCTGGTTGCTGCGCCAAGACCTTCCCGCATTTCTTCCAGGTCCTCGAAATTCTTCGCGCATCCAGCCACTCATGA
- a CDS encoding prephenate dehydrogenase/arogenate dehydrogenase family protein — protein MIKQLTVLAPGLLGGSVAMAAHAKGLASRTVIWARRPEVRAALETQSWCQGTPATLAEAVKDADFVVLAAPVERIIELSRDIAPHLAPEGVVTDVGSVKGHLSRMCHAALGGRFVGAHPMAGSAKTGWENGEANLFENRTCFVTPLPETRPEANERVARFWMGTGSRVFTVTPDEHDEIVANISHLPQALATSLCSRLAALPSAWREFAGGGLRDTTRIASSDATMWIEIFQQNRDEVLRALGGFEDELHGLKAAITNRDWPEVRARLERGKQYRDGFRAAP, from the coding sequence GTGATCAAGCAGCTCACCGTCCTCGCCCCTGGGCTTCTTGGTGGTTCCGTGGCCATGGCCGCGCACGCCAAGGGGCTTGCCTCACGCACCGTCATCTGGGCCAGGAGGCCAGAGGTGAGGGCCGCGCTTGAAACCCAGTCCTGGTGCCAAGGCACGCCTGCAACGCTTGCGGAGGCGGTGAAGGACGCAGACTTCGTGGTGCTCGCCGCCCCGGTGGAACGCATCATCGAGTTGTCGCGGGATATTGCGCCGCACCTGGCTCCCGAAGGCGTTGTCACAGATGTTGGAAGTGTGAAGGGCCACCTCAGCCGGATGTGCCACGCAGCCTTGGGAGGGCGGTTCGTCGGCGCCCATCCCATGGCGGGAAGCGCCAAGACCGGATGGGAAAACGGCGAGGCAAACCTCTTTGAGAACCGCACCTGCTTTGTGACACCACTGCCCGAGACCCGACCCGAAGCCAACGAGCGCGTGGCGCGCTTCTGGATGGGAACAGGTTCACGCGTGTTCACGGTCACCCCTGACGAACACGACGAGATCGTCGCCAATATCAGCCATTTGCCGCAGGCGCTTGCCACCTCCCTATGCAGCCGGTTGGCAGCCCTGCCCTCCGCGTGGCGCGAGTTCGCGGGCGGAGGCTTGCGCGACACCACCCGGATTGCCTCAAGTGATGCGACCATGTGGATCGAGATCTTCCAGCAGAACCGAGACGAGGTGCTGCGCGCTCTCGGCGGTTTCGAGGACGAACTTCATGGACTGAAGGCGGCGATCACCAATCGCGACTGGCCGGAGGTGCGGGCCCGGCTGGAGCGTGGCAAGCAGTATCGGGACGGTTTCAGGGCCGCTCCCTGA